A single genomic interval of Trichosurus vulpecula isolate mTriVul1 chromosome 6, mTriVul1.pri, whole genome shotgun sequence harbors:
- the LOC118855033 gene encoding olfactory receptor 10AG1-like, protein MEHTRRKTAGGNLTIMMEFFLLGFSDLPNFREFLFGIFFVTYMSILIGNGLIIIITKVDAGLQTPMYFFLGNFSFLEICYASVTLPRMLTNLWTQKRNISFLACSIQLCFLLILGNSECFILGVMAYDRYVAICKPLYYAVIMNQKMCLQLLISSWITGIPVQIALTCQIFSLPFCGSNKLNHVFCDIPPLLKLACGDTSKIEFSVYADAVLFAMVPFLLIVGSYVKIIATIMRLQSATGRYKAFSTCSSHLIVVGLFYGSGIIMYLRPKSSYSAGTDKVFSLFYTIVTPVFNPLIYSLRNKDVIAALRNLVTKWLTSRSKN, encoded by the coding sequence ATGGAGCACACAAGGAGAAAAACAGCAGGAGGGAATCTGACTATTATGATGGAATTCTTCCTCCTAGGATTTTCTGACCTTCCCAACTTTCGAGAATTTttgtttggaattttctttgtAACTTACATGAGTATCCTGATAGGAAATGGTCTCATCATTATAATAACCAAGGTGGATGCAGGTCTCCAAACtcctatgtattttttccttgggAACTTTTCCTTCTTAGAAATCTGCTACGCATCAGTCACTCTTCCCAGAATGCTGACAAATCTTTGGAcccaaaaaagaaacatatctTTCCTGGCCTGTAGCATACAACTTTGCTTTCTCCTCATTTTGGGGAATAGTGAATGCTTTATCTTGGGCGTGATGGCATATGACCGTTATGTGGCCATTTGTAAACCTCTCTACTATGCTGTTATTATGAACCAAAAGATGTGTCTTCAGCTGCTGATTAGCTCCTGGATTACTGGGATCCCAGTTCAGATAGCACTGACATGTCAGATCTTCTCTTTGCCTTTCTGTGGTTCTAATAAACTCAACCATGTTTTCTGTGACATTCCCCCGTTACTGAAGCTGGCATGTGGGGACACCTCCaagattgaattttctgtctATGCTGATGCAGTGTTATTTGCCATGGTTCCCTTTCTTTTGATTGTTGGTTCCTATGTCAAAATCATTGCCACCATCATGAGGCTCCAATCTGCCACAGGAAGATACAAAGCTTTCTCCACTTGTTCCTCCCACCTCATTGTTGTAGGCTTATTCTATGGGTCTGGTATTATTATGTATTTGAGACCCAAGTCCAGCTACTCAGCAGGAACAGACAAAGTGTTCTCCCTTTTTTACACTATTGTGACTCCAGTATTTAACCCTTTGATTTATAGCCTAAGGAACAAAGATGTCATTGCTGCACTAAGGAATTTAGTAACTAAATGGCTAACATCAAGaagcaaaaattag
- the LOC118853991 gene encoding olfactory receptor 10AG1-like: MAETNFSSMVEFVLLGFSDLPSLQGFLFGIFLIIYTSILVGNGLIIVITKVTAALQTPMYFFLRNFSFLEICYTSVTIPRMLSDLWTQKKNISLLACGVQLAILLSLGGSESFFLAVMAYDRYVAICKPLYYPVIMNHKKCLQLVTGAWTIGIPIQIAQTCQLFTLSFCVSNKLNHVFCDIPPLLNLACGDTSLNELSVYAGATIFVTVPSLLILWSYIKIIKTILKLPSAMGRRKAFSTCSSHLIVVGLFYGSGFITYLRPKSSHSPGVDKVLALFYTIVTPLFNPMIYSLRNKDVIAAIKQLVPKWLS, translated from the coding sequence ATGGCAGAAACAAATTTCAGCTCCATGGTAGAATTTGTTCTCCTGGGATTTTCTGACCTTCCTAGCCTCCAAGGGTttctctttgggattttcttaatCATTTACACAAGTATCCTGGTAGGAAATGGCCTCATCATTGTCATTACCAAAGTTACTGCTGCTCTCCAAACccccatgtactttttcctcagAAATTTTTCCTTCTTAGAAATCTGCTACACATCAGTGACTATCCCGAGAATGCTGTCAGACCTTTGgacccaaaagaaaaatatttctttattagcTTGTggtgtacaacttgctatcctCCTTAGTCTAGGAGGCAGTGAGAGCTTCTTCCTGGCTGTGATGGCCTATGATCGTTACGTGGCTATCTGTAAACCACTCTACTATCCTGTCATCATGAACCACAAAAAGTGCCTTCAGCTGGTTACTGGTGCCTGGACAATTGGAATTCCAATTCAGATAGCGCAAACATGCCAGCTAttcactctgtctttctgtgtgtctaaTAAACTCAATCATGTTTTCTGTGATATTCCCCCATTACTGAATCTGGCCTGTGGGGATACCTCTTTGAATGAGCTATCAGTCTATGCTGGTGCTACAATCTTTGTTACAGTTCCTTCACTGTTGATACTCTGGTCCTACATCAAAATCATCAAGACCATCCTGAAGCTACCATCTGCCATGGGGAGACGCAAAGCCTTTTCCACTTGTTCCTCCCACCTTATAGTTGTGGGTTTATTCTATGGATCTGGTTTTATTACATATTTGAGACCCAAGTCAAGCCATTCACCAGGAGTAGATAAAGTACTTGCCCTTTTCTATACTATTGTAACCCCACTCTTTAATCCTATGATATACAGCCTGAGGAACAAAGATGTCATTGCAGCTATAAAACAACTCGTTCCTAAGTGGCTAAGTTAA
- the LOC118853945 gene encoding olfactory receptor 10AG1-like produces MAVTNLTDMVEFILLGFSDLPNLQGILFGIFLVIYMSVLIGNGLILVITKVDPALQTPMYFFLGNFSFLEICYTSVTLPRLLMNLFTQKRNISLLACAAQLCFLLILGGTECLLLGVMAYDRYVAICKPLNYPLIMNHKVCVQLVVASWVSGVPVQIGQTYQIFSLPFCGSNKLNHIFCDIHPLFKVACGDISLNEFSVYADAVLFAMIPFLLILGSYVKIISAILKLPSATGKSKAFSTCSSHLIVVALFFGSAIIMNLRPKSAHMEGTDKILALFYTIVTPMFNPLIYSLRNKDVIAAMKKLFQT; encoded by the coding sequence ATGGCAGTTACAAATCTCACTGACATGGTCGAATTCATTCTCCTTGGATTTTCTGATCTTCCCAATCTCCAAGGGATTCTGTTTGGGATTTTCCTAGTCATCTACATGAGTGTCTTGATAGGAAATGGCCTCATCCTTGTCATAACCAAGGTTGATCCAGCTCTCCAGACtcccatgtatttttttcttgggaATTTTTCCTTCTTGGAAATCTGTTATACATCAGTCACTCTCCCCAGATTGCTGATGAACCTTTTCActcagaaaagaaatatttctttattgGCCTGTGCTGCACAACTttgcttccttctcattttgggAGGCACTGAGTGCCTACTCCTGGGTGTAATGGCCTATGATCGTTATGTAGCTATTTGTAAGCCTCTGAATTATCCTCTAATCATGAACCACAAGGTATGTGTTCAACTGGTGGTTGCCTCTTGGGTCAGTGGGGTCCCAGTCCAGATTGGACAAACATACCAGATTTTCTCTCTGCCCTTCTGTGGTTCCAACAAACTGAATCACATTTTCTGTGATATCCATCCTTTATTTAAGGTGGCCTGTGGAGATATTTCTCTGAATGAGTTCTCTGTCTATGCAGATGCTGTACTCTTTGCCATGATTCCTTTTCTGTTGATACTTGGATCCTATGTCAAAATCATTTCCGCCATCCTGAAGCTGCCATCTGCCACTGGGAAATCCAAAGCTTTCTCCACATGCTCCTCTCATCTCATAGTCGTGGCTTTATTCTTTGGGTCAGCTATCATTATGAATTTAAGACCAAAATCTGCCCACATGGAAGGAACAGACAAAATACTTGCTCTTTTCTATACCATTGTCACTCCTATGTTTAATCCCCTGATATACAGCTTGAGGAACAAGGATGTCATTGCTGCaatgaaaaaattatttcaaacttGA